The following nucleotide sequence is from Oncorhynchus mykiss isolate Arlee unplaced genomic scaffold, USDA_OmykA_1.1 un_scaffold_576, whole genome shotgun sequence.
GTTGAAACTGATGAGAAACCGGGAGCAGTTCAGTCTGATTCTCGCTAGTCCTGGAGGAGCGTTCATTTTGGCAAGGAAATGTGCTGATTTTGCAAGGACGTGAGAAGAAAGAGTTCAAGGTAGGCatgttatttaagcaataaggcccaagcggttgtggtatatggtcaatataccacggctaagggctgttcttacaacCCGAAGTgctaggacacagcccttagccatggtatatttattttatttatttcacctttatttaaccaggtaggctagttgagaacaagttctcatttgcaactgcgacctggccaagataaagcatagcagtgtgaacagacaacacagagttacacatggagtaaacaattaagtcaataacacagtaggaaaaaaagtctatatacattgtgtgcaaaaggcatgaggaggtaggcgaataattacaattttgcagattaacactgaagtgataaataaatgatcagatggtcatgtacagatattggtgtgcaaaagagcagaaaagtacataaatataaacagtatggggatgaggtaggtaaaattgggtgggctatttaccgatagactatgtacagctgcagcgatgggttagctgctcagatagcagatgtttgaagttggtgagggagataaaagtctccaacttcagcgatgtttgcaatttgttccagtcacaggcagcagagaactggaacgaaaggcggcaaaaagaggtgttggctttagggatgatcagtgagatacacctgctggagcgcgtgctacgggtgggtgttgccatcgtgaccagtgaactgagataaggcggagctttacctagcatggacttgtagatgacctggagtcagtgggtctggcgacgtatattggccatatatcacgaatccccgaggtgccttattgctattataaactggttaccaacataattagagcagtaaaaaatacatgttttgtcatacccatggtatacagtctgatataccacggctttcagccaatcagcattcaggtctcaatccacccagtttataattatttTGAAATACCCATTTATATTAATTACTGTGGATTAAATattgttaaataaatgaaattaTGTGCTATTCATTCTGTAATATCAAACTACAAATTCTATGGCCGGGGAGTCATGAGAGTTGGCTAAAGGTACAGTAGAATCTGTTGTGGGTCAAATGGGGGTCTAGGGTCAAAGGCTATGACACCACCTTCACATttacgtcctaaatggcaccctattccctatgtaggctagtgcactacttttaactaaGATCCATACACTGGTTGGCTGGTCATGAAAAACATGCGCTCGCTCATCAATGGCCGGAATGCGTGTATCTTGTTATGACTCTAAACCTCAGCTAGCAAGTGCTCattatgcaaatgtatttgtttgcCGGTAACATTtagagactaaatatagtttacatgttgtcaacgtTCTAAGCGAACCCTGTCTATTTACTTTGTCAATTTTACCCAGTTACATGccagttttgttgctaaacaaccaacccgtctttttaggtgtcataatacccataaaaccttgcagtcaaacagggaaggaaatggttccaatcgtttttccaccattcatttttcccataggcgATTTCAGAAACAcataaaataagggctgtgtttcatgtaggcttaccctggtgtgccATTTTTAGAACCATGTACATCTGTcacggacaaggtgacttttagcaATACATTTGGCTCTATTTACTCTGATTCGAAATTTGTAATTAGCATCAAAGAagacatgcaaaactacaaatccctgcaagctcctaaacgtcatttctagctgacacctttgctaacaggttttgtgtcaatttaaaactttcactaaacagttcacagaattggCCATTTAAAGAAATGAAGCCAATTTATTAATTACtaaatttagctaacattagatagttaatcaagagattcttacctttgcctcgatcaGCATGATCATcgtggcatttgtagttctttatgatagccacattagcagataattagcatttcatttaaaaatacaggcaaatatattgataaaagtcaccttgtcctagagagatttacagttatcaaaatgtcacaccagggtaagcctacctgaaacacagcccttattttaagtgtttctaaaatccactATGGGAAAAGTGTATGGTgtaaaaacgattggaaccatttccctgtttgactacTATGTTTTATGGGGATTATGACTCATTCCTGTGGCACTCTATAGGGCTCCGGCCAAAAGAAGTGCATTATATtggaaatagggtgctatttcggaCACAAGCATAGATATGATGCATTATGATgtgaccatagaaatataatcactaGAAAGGATAGAGCCTCTGATCacggcaatttgactggtaaactgaACTGTACACCTGACATGATGTTCTGGTGATTTTATAGTGACCTTAGAGAGATTCCTTTTTCTGTATCTAGATCTGATAAAGATCAcagagaggttgagagacagaCCAAGTTGGAAGAGGCTGTTCTAGAGACAGATATCCCAACTCTGTCACTAGAGGCTGAAGGAGAGATTGAGATGCAGGAAGCTGATCTGAAGACAGATGGCACATCTCAGTCACAGGAGGTTGAAGGAGAGAGTGAGTTGGACGAGGCCATTGTCATCCCATCTCAGTCACAGGAGGTATGATGTTTTGTGTTTTAATGACGCATTGAAGATTAAAATGACAAATTAATTGTCCAAGCTTGAGCTAGTAAAGGTATTCTAATCTAGGAGGCCAAAGGAGAGAGTGAGTTGAATCAGGTTGATCTGAAGACATCCACATCAACTCTAACACTGGAGGTCGAAGGAGAGAGTGAGTTGAATCAGGTTGATCTGAAGACATCCACATCAACTCTGACACTGGAGGTCGAAGGAGAGAGTGAGTTGAATCAGGTTGATCTGAAGACATCCACATCAACTCTGACACTGGAGGTCGAAGGAGAGAGTGTGATGCAGGAGAGTGATGATGTAGAAACAGCCGGGCCATCTCAATGCCAGGAGACTGAACGAGTGGCAAAGGTAAATGCTTCcagataacagtgtgtgtgtgtgtgtgtgtacatgtctgttTGTGCACGCAGACAGTAGTTTGTAAACAGACATTACGTTAACACTGCATGGCGAATTTGATTGAATTCCAGCCTAAGTCTGCTTTCTGTCGTCCCCATCAGGCTAAAGTGGTGACCTTCACTACCATGACCCGCAAGGCTGCAGCCTCCCAGACCAGCCTCACCCTCAGCAGGGGAAAGAGAAGCTACCCAGACCTACACACCTTTGTGCAGGACATGAAGGATGGGTTAGTTGCTCTTTGGTTCCCTGTGCATCCCCTAGATATGTTCCCTATTAGAGCCTTGGTCAACAATAGTTCCGTATTTAAGGAATaggggccatttgggacgtacccaTAGGGACAATCTCAATTGCATTCTCCTCGAGTCCTCTCttctcgcctccttctcaaaacccattggatgagaaagccctCCCTTTTGACCATCTCGTCctatgggttttgagaaggaggtgaggtgTCTCGGGCAAATACAAGGGACTCAACTGACCAATCAGGGATGTTTGGATGTGGCCTAGTTCCGTAGAGGTCCATCCATACCGTAATCTAAGAGAATAGAGGTAATGTCATGTAGTTTAATTGTGTACCTTTTTTAATTTTCAGCCATTGGAATCTGCTGAGTGAGAATATGCGTGCCGGGGTGAGTTATAGTCACTTCTAAAGTAGTTCATGTTGGTAAGATGGACCAAACATTCCAAACTCCTATTGGTGGAAATCGTGCAGGACCTTTAATTCAGAGGTTCCCAAATTTTTCCCTCAGGCCCCCCTTTCCAGCATTGTGGAACATCCTGAACCACTGCTTTAATTGACTAGCTTGAGTAAACACATGGTGCAGCAGTGCAGCTCCGTTAACAAACTAACTCTGTATGGTCTTTTAACATTTCAGATGAGCAGAGATGAGTTTAGTGCTAGGTGCATGGATATTACAAATTGGGTGATGGAGTCTACATCCACTGTGGTCGTTCCCGCCCTTGACCTCACCATGCAGATCAGGCTCTCTGATTCGTCAAGCTCTTCTGGATCAGGAAGTAATGAGGCTAGAGAAGTGACCTCTCTTGGCCGCAGCGTCAGATTCAGCTTTCGTGGTGGACCCAGTAGACGCATCAGTTCAAGAACTACTTGCAGCACACAAACTCCCAcgcctttcccctcctctcacaggtacctacccctatcccctcctctcataggtacttacccctatcccctcctctcacaggtacttacccctatcccctcctctcacaggtacctacccctatcccctcctctcataggtacttacccctatcccctcctctcacaggtacttacccctatcccctcctctcacaggtacctacccctatcccctcctctcataggtacttacccctatcccctcctctcacaggtacttacccctatcccctcctctcacaggtacctacccctatcccctcctctcataggtacttacccctatcccctcctctcacaggtacttacccctatcccctcctctcacaggtacttatCCCTATCCCCTGCTCTCataggtacctacccctatcccctcctctcacaggtacctacccctatcccctcctctcacaggtacctacccctatcccctcctctcacaggtacctacccctatcccctcctctcacaggtacttatccctatcccctcctctcataggtacctacccctatcccctcctctcacaggtactcacccctatcccctcctctcataggtacctacccctatcccctcctctcacaggtacttatccctatcccctcctctcacaggtactcacccctatcccctcctctcataggtacctacccctatcccctcctctcacaggtacttatccctatcccctcctctcataggtacttacccctttcccctcctctcataggtacctacccctatcccctcctctcacaggtactcacccctatcccctcctctcataggtacctacccctatcccctcctctcacaggtacttatccctttcccctcctctcacaggtactttTCCCTATCCCCTGCTCTCataggtacctacccctatcccctcctctcacaggtactcacccctatcccctcctctcacaggtacttacccctttcccctcctctcataggtacctacccctatcccctcctctcacaggtacctacccctatcccctcctctcacaggtacttacccctttcccctcctctcacaggtacttacccctttcccctcctctcataggtacctacccctatcccctcctctcataggtacttacccctttcccctcctctcataggtacctacccctatcccctcctctcacaggtacttatccctttcccctcctctcacaggtactttTCCCTATCCCCTGCTCTCataggtacctacccctatcccctcctctcacaggtactcacccctatcccctcctctcacaggtacttacccctttcccctcctctcataggtacctacccctatcccctcctctcacaggtacttacccctatcccctcctctcacaggtacttacccctatcccctcctctcacaggtacttatCCCTTTCCCCTGCTCTCACAGGTACTTATCCCTATCCCCTGCTCTCATAtgtacctacccctatcccctcctctcacaggtacttacccctatcccctcctctcacaggtacttacccctatcccctcctctcacaggtacttatCCCTTTCCCCTGCTCTCACAGGTACTTATCCCTATCCCCTGCTCTCATAtgtacctacccctatcccctcctctcacaggtacttacccctatcccctcctctcacaggtacttacccctttcccctcctctcacaggtacctacccctatcccctcctctcataggtacctacccctatcccctcctctcataggtacctacccctatcccctcctctcataggtacctacccctatcccctcctctcataggtacctacccctatcccctcctctcacaggtacttacccctatcccctcctctcacaggtacttacccctttcccctcctctcacaggtacctacccctatcccctcctctcacaggtacttacccctatcccctcctctcacaggtacttacccctatcccctcctctcataggtacctacccctatcccctcctctcacaggtacttacccctatcccctcctctcacaggtacttacccctatcccctcctctcataggtacctacccctatcccctcctctcataggtacttacccctttcccctcctctcacaggtacttatCCCTTTCCCCTGCTCTCACAGGTACttacccctttcccctcctctcacaggtacttacccctatcccctcctctcataggtacttacccctatcccctcctctcacaggtacttacccctttcccctcctctcacaggtacttatccctatcccctcctctcacaggtacctacccctatcccctcctctcataggtacctacccctatcccctcctctcataggtacttacccctatcccctcctctcacaggtacttatccctttcccctcctctcacaggtacttacccctttcccctcctcttcttgtAGGTCTTTCTAAAAACATTATTCCCATGTCCCTTGTTATAAGTACAAATATCCATTCCAGATCCACCTAGAGAGAAATACTACTTAGGTACTTCCAAATTCTTGGATCATATGTTGTATTTTGTTATCATGTACTATTCATTTCTGTTGTGCATTCTGCAGGTCCATGACCTCTTTGCTGAGTGATGACGAAGAGCGATATGTCTCCTCACCTGAGGGTGGTGATAGAGAGATGAGACACAGACCCCACTCGGCACCACTGAGTTCTGTGTTTGGAATCTCTGAGGATTCTGTCTTCAACATGGTCCAGAGAGGCCAGTCGCAGAGTGGCATCGTACTGTCGTCCAGTTGGAGTAGACGGGAGAAATACAGACCTGTCAAAATACCAACGGACACCAGGTTTATGATGGGTATTGTAGAGTTGGTAATGAACCTTCTCAACTCCAGATTGGCTGAGCTAATGCGAAGTTTCAGTCAGGGAACTCTAGGTCCGCTGTCTGGTAGTATCTCAGCAAGTCAGCAGTTTGCCCAAGAAATGCTAAGCATGGTGTCTGCTAAGATGTATTCCCATGCCATAGAGCATATTGCGCACGGCTACAAGTCTCCCCTTGAGTTAGAGAGGGAGCTTGAGGCCATATTGGGTCCTCTGGCTGGACAGGTTATAGTCATCATCATAGATAGCATCTTTAAGGCTAAAGCCAACGGAGGAAACAAGGGACGAGCGACCAGCCCCTTGACCTATTTTCTCACTGCCGTTTCGGCAGAAATACAAAGCCTAGTTGTTCAGAGATCGGCTAGCAGACCGTCCACCAGACTGTCCAACAACGACCCACTGCTGAACATTTCCAAGTCAAAGGTCTTAAGATCAGTTCTGCTCAAAATGGCAGAACTCTTTGGCCAAGGTCCAAGTGAAACCTGTCTAGTTCCAGTAGTCCAGAGTCAGTCCGACAACTCTGTTTGCGACTGGACTCTGAATGCAGGCACCGTTCATCCAAGTCAATTTCTGTCCCACAACAGAATGTCAGAAGTGTCATCCGATGTTGTGGATCTTGTACTTGAGGTTTTTGGGATAACAGGATTTTTGGATAGCAGGAGCCCGTCAAGGCCACAGAGTGCCTGCTCCTACAACTCAGCTAGTGGAGCAATAGATATGAGAGCTCTTGCTGGGGACTTGGTCAGACAGGTGTCTGTCAAACTCAGACCCTTTGTCTCTGAGAGTCAACTCTCCACCATGTCCATGACAGATCTGTCATATATTTCTGACTCCACCTTGAAGCAGTTGTGTTGTAGCTCTGCTGTTGCTGCAGCAACGGTCTGTCAAGCAATCAAAATGGAGCTCGAGAACCAGAGACCAACCGACCTGTCAGCCAGAGACCTACTATCGTCTCTGGTAGAGAGCATTGAGGACATGGATATTTCTGACATCCTCCAGGGCCCGTCGGCCATTTTGGAGGAGGCTGCTATGATTAAGCACCCAGAGATCTCCACCTCGACAATATACAGGTCTCTGCTTCTCGACTCATCTCTCGCCTCCTCTAACATGGTCACTGAGAGCATTATCTTCAACAGCCCACGCCCATCAGAGGAGAATGTGAGTATTCAGAATGTGCTCCCTGTTGATAAAGTTGACATCCTCCATGGTCAACCAGTGGAGGGGTATATCGTCAAAGCTGAGCAATGCATCACTCAGGTCATTCAGGATGCAGCTGTGACATATACTAGCGTGCTGGATAAAACCGACACTGGGAAACTGTCAGaagttctgtctgtctgcgttTCCGCTGAGAATATTGAGGATGCATCCTCTGATCTATTTGGTGGAATTATTTCCGACCTGCATGAGGTATCTGAGGTCAATAAGACCTCCATGCGTACGAAATCAGGTCGCAAAATGTTCTGGATGGAAGTGAGTTCAGGTTCCCAGAAGATTTATACCAAAACCCTGGACAAACTGAGGAAGCTTTTCACCTCTCACCTTCTCACTGAGGGAAAAAATACTCCTGTGCAAATTGAGTTATATGACACTGGACTACTTGTAACTGAGACCACTGTGGAGGTATCTCCTGTacagaagacagacagtaatacctCTTCAATGTCCTCAGCCCACCAGCTCACCCTCGACACCTGCACTAAAGGGGTCATCAAACAGGTGATCTCGGTGCTGAGGGTGGAGACTTCAAAGGAAGTCAAATGCGAGAGCATGTCAAATGCATCCTTCGACTTCAACCAGAAGTTGGACTCTATAATTTCGAAATTAGAGAGCCTCACCATTTCGAGTGACGGGACGTCAGCCAAGATTGCCAGGCTCACGCGATCTCGTAGTGCAGCCAGCAGATCCTCTAACATTTCCATCCAGAGCTTTCACAGTGCTGAGTTCCAAGCTACGGCCAAACTGATTGTGCGTGAGGCCATTCTCAGAGCTGCTAGCGAAGCCAACTGTTCTTTGCCGCAGAGCATGACTAGCAGCACCTTCTCACACCATGTGGTTTCTACAACTGAAGATATAGTGAATATGATCATGCAAGACCTTGAAAGTCTATCCCGGTACACAGTGGAGGACACAGACTCCTTCCCACTAGGAGAGAAAAAGCTGCAGTCCCAGCTCAATCCCAGAGTTGTCTTTGACACCTTATTGGATGCTGCTCATACCATGTACCACAGAGTAAAGGATAGACTGAACGTCTTTTTGTCTTTTCCACCCGTGTCAGTCACCACAGCCAAAGATGTGCTGGACTCCACCCCTGTGGAGACACTCAGATGCTCAAAGTCCCCTGACACTGCTCTTGTTAAGGACAGGAGCCGCCCTCCGTCTGTGAGAAGTGAGAAGCCATTTTCAAAAGTCAGTTTGACTAAAAGGTCTAAAGCCCTTGTGTCTTCGAGTGGCTCCTCCACAGACCACCATGTAATTGACACATGCAGTGAGGATGTCACTCTGCCTACCAGGAGTATGTCAGTTGTGAGCGACACCAGTTTGAAGAGAACCTCTCCTCTCCATGGTAGTGGATTGAGTGCAAGTTGTGAACCTCTTGTGGCTCTACAAGACGGAACAGTGGCAGTCAGCCAAGAAGGCTTTAGCAAAACTGCAAAGGAGACGCTCAGCTTGATCCTAAATGTGATCAAGTGCAGATTGGCCAACTCTGAGAGTTCATCTGTTGGGCAGAATGCAAGGGAGGAGCGTCTGATAACCACTAACATGTTAGACTCTCTACTGGAGAGCCTTGACCTGTTGCCTGACATGAGTGCTGCCAATGAGATCACAAGGACAGAATGCCATACCTCTAACGCAATGGACAAGACAGGTTCACAGTCAGCGCTTGTGAATCAACAAGAAATAAACATATCTGACACCAGTCTCATAGTGAAAACTATAATGGACACATTGAAGACAGACGACCCAGAGATGGCTTCAGCAGAAGAACATCTGGATAGACTCCTGTCAATTGAAGCCCTTCAAGATGCGTCTGGCAACCTGATCGCAAAGGTCCATGGTCTCATTCAGGAGATAACCATAAGCCGCCAGCTTCAATCCACAACTGGCCACAGAAGCCTCTCTCAACCAGCGCTGCCAAAGCCAGCACTGAGGAAGCTGTCAAAGGACGATGCGTCAGAGCTCGTTTACAGCTTTGCCCAGACTTCTGTTAGCAGACTCCTGGGGCAGTGTGTGGTTAGGCCTATGCCACCCACCGCTGACAGGGTTTTGGATCAGGTCATCAAGTTGATGACAGACATGGTGATGGACAGCCTGACTGATCTGTCCAAGTCTGCAATGGAGGATGGTAAGTGAAAGTACCTCTTCATCTGCATAGGACTTCATTGTAACATGATGCTCACTACATTGCATTTTATGATGTGAACTTTGCTGtttgcgtccaaaatggcaccttcttccatatttagtgcactacttttgaccagagccagacCCTATGGGCCCagttcaaaagttgtgcactataaagggaagagAAGGCCTTTTGGGACACAGTGACTGATTTCTATTGTTGCGTCCTCTTCTCCCAGTTATTGTACCCAGGTCGGTCACACCAGCTTGCTCTTCTTACTCAGACACCAGCAATGCCGCAAGTGACATCACTCATGGTATTGTGGCTGACCTTAATGCTACTGAGGAATTCCCTGCCAGGGGCCTTAGCCCGGCTGATGTAAAGGCTGACGGCATGGCCCGCCTTCCCTCTGCCAGGGGGGAAGAGACTAAGAAGAACAGGAAGTGGCATTTCCTACCCAAAATTGTCAAGATTCCAAAGATCAGGATTAAGGTAGAGGGCTCAGTGTCTTTAGATTACCTCTGTAAGGCAGGGCTGAAATGTACCCTACAGATTCACTAAACCCCTATTGTCTCTGCATTAGAACAATGCTGTTGTCATTGTCTTTAGGAGGTTGAGTGAGGCCGCTGTAATACAATCCTAATACACATGGGAGAGAGAGTCAATGGATGtgttccaaattgcaccctattccctatatagtgcactacttttgaccagagctcgaTGGGCCCTCgatgggtcaaaagtagtgccttaAGTAGccaatagggtgccttttgggatccATGCCATATATTTTACACATGCTCAGTTGTCCTGATGTGTTTTGTCTTCAGCTGTTCAAGACAAAGGGGGAACCAAAGAGCCACCCTGAACAGGATTCTCTGCCTACCAAACGTCTCAGAGAGACTCGTATTTCACAGGGTAAGTGATAAGCATCGATAATGTCATATTGATGTATCACCCTATGGCCAGCTTGTTAAAACGGTGACTACAGATACAGgcggacagacagatacacacattcATTTTCTGATTATGAAATATTATTTTCACAGATGCTGAGTGTGAGGTTCCATCCACTTCCCCACCCAAAGAGGACCTGACAACCACACTGGCCCCTGCTCCCCAGGAGTCCCAGTCCCGTAAACGCCCTCTCATAGTCAGGGTGTTACGAGCTATCTCCAGAGCCGTCTCCAAACCATTCAGAGAAGCTTTTGGGAAGAAGAATTAGCCAAATGCCAGATTTTATTACTATTTTAATCAGAGCctttatttaataaaacattacTGCATTGATTTCTGTCTATAGTCGTCTTACTGTTTGTGCAAGATAATGGTACTTCAAACCAC
It contains:
- the LOC110516793 gene encoding uncharacterized protein LOC110516793 isoform X2, producing MQEADLKTDGTSQSQEEAKGESELNQVDLKTSTSTLTLEVEGESELNQVDLKTSTSTLTLEVEGESELNQVDLKTSTSTLTLEVEGESVMQESDDVETAGPSQCQETERVAKAKVVTFTTMTRKAAASQTSLTLSRGKRSYPDLHTFVQDMKDGHWNLLSENMRAGMSRDEFSARCMDITNWVMESTSTVVVPALDLTMQIRLSDSSSSSGSGSNEAREVTSLGRSVRFSFRGGPSRRISSRTTCSTQTPTPFPSSHRSMTSLLSDDEERYVSSPEGGDREMRHRPHSAPLSSVFGISEDSVFNMVQRGQSQSGIVLSSSWSRREKYRPVKIPTDTRFMMGIVELVMNLLNSRLAELMRSFSQGTLGPLSGSISASQQFAQEMLSMVSAKMYSHAIEHIAHGYKSPLELERELEAILGPLAGQVIVIIIDSIFKAKANGGNKGRATSPLTYFLTAVSAEIQSLVVQRSASRPSTRLSNNDPLLNISKSKVLRSVLLKMAELFGQGPSETCLVPVVQSQSDNSVCDWTLNAGTVHPSQFLSHNRMSEVSSDVVDLVLEVFGITGFLDSRSPSRPQSACSYNSASGAIDMRALAGDLVRQVSVKLRPFVSESQLSTMSMTDLSYISDSTLKQLCCSSAVAAATVCQAIKMELENQRPTDLSARDLLSSLVESIEDMDISDILQGPSAILEEAAMIKHPEISTSTIYRSLLLDSSLASSNMVTESIIFNSPRPSEENVSIQNVLPVDKVDILHGQPVEGYIVKAEQCITQVIQDAAVTYTSVLDKTDTGKLSEVLSVCVSAENIEDASSDLFGGIISDLHEVSEVNKTSMRTKSGRKMFWMEVSSGSQKIYTKTLDKLRKLFTSHLLTEGKNTPVQIELYDTGLLVTETTVEVSPVQKTDSNTSSMSSAHQLTLDTCTKGVIKQVISVLRVETSKEVKCESMSNASFDFNQKLDSIISKLESLTISSDGTSAKIARLTRSRSAASRSSNISIQSFHSAEFQATAKLIVREAILRAASEANCSLPQSMTSSTFSHHVVSTTEDIVNMIMQDLESLSRYTVEDTDSFPLGEKKLQSQLNPRVVFDTLLDAAHTMYHRVKDRLNVFLSFPPVSVTTAKDVLDSTPVETLRCSKSPDTALVKDRSRPPSVRSEKPFSKVSLTKRSKALVSSSGSSTDHHVIDTCSEDVTLPTRSMSVVSDTSLKRTSPLHGSGLSASCEPLVALQDGTVAVSQEGFSKTAKETLSLILNVIKCRLANSESSSVGQNAREERLITTNMLDSLLESLDLLPDMSAANEITRTECHTSNAMDKTGSQSALVNQQEINISDTSLIVKTIMDTLKTDDPEMASAEEHLDRLLSIEALQDASGNLIAKVHGLIQEITISRQLQSTTGHRSLSQPALPKPALRKLSKDDASELVYSFAQTSVSRLLGQCVVRPMPPTADRVLDQVIKLMTDMVMDSLTDLSKSAMEDVIVPRSVTPACSSYSDTSNAASDITHGIVADLNATEEFPARGLSPADVKADGMARLPSARGEETKKNRKWHFLPKIVKIPKIRIKLFKTKGEPKSHPEQDSLPTKRLRETRISQDAECEVPSTSPPKEDLTTTLAPAPQESQSRKRPLIVRVLRAISRAVSKPFREAFGKKN
- the LOC110516793 gene encoding uncharacterized protein LOC110516793 isoform X3; translated protein: MQEADLKTDGTSQSQEVEGESELDEAIVIPSQSQEEAKGESELNQVDLKTSTSTLTLEVEGESELNQVDLKTSTSTLTLEVEGESVMQESDDVETAGPSQCQETERVAKAKVVTFTTMTRKAAASQTSLTLSRGKRSYPDLHTFVQDMKDGHWNLLSENMRAGMSRDEFSARCMDITNWVMESTSTVVVPALDLTMQIRLSDSSSSSGSGSNEAREVTSLGRSVRFSFRGGPSRRISSRTTCSTQTPTPFPSSHRSMTSLLSDDEERYVSSPEGGDREMRHRPHSAPLSSVFGISEDSVFNMVQRGQSQSGIVLSSSWSRREKYRPVKIPTDTRFMMGIVELVMNLLNSRLAELMRSFSQGTLGPLSGSISASQQFAQEMLSMVSAKMYSHAIEHIAHGYKSPLELERELEAILGPLAGQVIVIIIDSIFKAKANGGNKGRATSPLTYFLTAVSAEIQSLVVQRSASRPSTRLSNNDPLLNISKSKVLRSVLLKMAELFGQGPSETCLVPVVQSQSDNSVCDWTLNAGTVHPSQFLSHNRMSEVSSDVVDLVLEVFGITGFLDSRSPSRPQSACSYNSASGAIDMRALAGDLVRQVSVKLRPFVSESQLSTMSMTDLSYISDSTLKQLCCSSAVAAATVCQAIKMELENQRPTDLSARDLLSSLVESIEDMDISDILQGPSAILEEAAMIKHPEISTSTIYRSLLLDSSLASSNMVTESIIFNSPRPSEENVSIQNVLPVDKVDILHGQPVEGYIVKAEQCITQVIQDAAVTYTSVLDKTDTGKLSEVLSVCVSAENIEDASSDLFGGIISDLHEVSEVNKTSMRTKSGRKMFWMEVSSGSQKIYTKTLDKLRKLFTSHLLTEGKNTPVQIELYDTGLLVTETTVEVSPVQKTDSNTSSMSSAHQLTLDTCTKGVIKQVISVLRVETSKEVKCESMSNASFDFNQKLDSIISKLESLTISSDGTSAKIARLTRSRSAASRSSNISIQSFHSAEFQATAKLIVREAILRAASEANCSLPQSMTSSTFSHHVVSTTEDIVNMIMQDLESLSRYTVEDTDSFPLGEKKLQSQLNPRVVFDTLLDAAHTMYHRVKDRLNVFLSFPPVSVTTAKDVLDSTPVETLRCSKSPDTALVKDRSRPPSVRSEKPFSKVSLTKRSKALVSSSGSSTDHHVIDTCSEDVTLPTRSMSVVSDTSLKRTSPLHGSGLSASCEPLVALQDGTVAVSQEGFSKTAKETLSLILNVIKCRLANSESSSVGQNAREERLITTNMLDSLLESLDLLPDMSAANEITRTECHTSNAMDKTGSQSALVNQQEINISDTSLIVKTIMDTLKTDDPEMASAEEHLDRLLSIEALQDASGNLIAKVHGLIQEITISRQLQSTTGHRSLSQPALPKPALRKLSKDDASELVYSFAQTSVSRLLGQCVVRPMPPTADRVLDQVIKLMTDMVMDSLTDLSKSAMEDVIVPRSVTPACSSYSDTSNAASDITHGIVADLNATEEFPARGLSPADVKADGMARLPSARGEETKKNRKWHFLPKIVKIPKIRIKLFKTKGEPKSHPEQDSLPTKRLRETRISQDAECEVPSTSPPKEDLTTTLAPAPQESQSRKRPLIVRVLRAISRAVSKPFREAFGKKN